From the Strix uralensis isolate ZFMK-TIS-50842 chromosome 33, bStrUra1, whole genome shotgun sequence genome, one window contains:
- the LOC141936670 gene encoding keratin, type II cytoskeletal 75-like, which translates to MSRQSTVRIQRGRSGFSAASAIIPNTCRSSFSSCSVTRVGNCNAGSGFARVGGGFGSKSLYNVGGCKRISVAGRGGSFYGSAGFGGGVGSVYGGGFGYGAFGGGMGGPGFPAGGIHEVSVNQSLLKPLNLEIDPSIQRIRKEEKEQIKTLNNKFASFIDKVRFLEQQNKVLETKWSLLQEQGMKTVRNNLEPLFETYINNLRMQLNNLLSDKGRLEGELVNTQYLVEDFKKKYEDEINRRTVAENEFVTLKKDVDAAYMNKVELQAKVDALTEEINFLRALYEAELSQMQTQISDTSVVLTMDNNRNLDLDSIISEVKAQYEDIANRSRAEAESWYQTKYEELQATAGRHGDDLRNTKQEISELNRHVQRLRSEIDSVKKQCANLKAAIADAEERGELALKDAKAKLAELEDALQQAKADLARQLREYQELMNVKLALDIEIATYRKLLEGEECRLAGDGVPVNISVTRTTVGTGYGGGSNLSMGGGICNMGNSFSCGSGPGVTSTTLGGGSSSSVKFVSTSSTRRSYRS; encoded by the exons ATGTCTCGCCAGTCCACCGTGAGGATTCAGAGGGGAAGAAGTGGCTTCAGCGCTGCTTCGGCCATCATCCCAAACACCTGCCGCTCCAGCTTCAGTTCGTGCTCTGTCACCCGGGTCGGAAACTGCAATGCTGGCAGCGGGTTTGCTAGGGTTGGTGGTGGCTTTGGAAGCAAGAGCCTCTACAATGTTGGTGGATGCAAGAGGATCTCTGTGGCTGGAAGGGGTGGTAGCTTCTATGGATCCGCAGGTTTTGGTGGTGGCGTTGGTAGCGTGTACGGTGGTGGCTTTGGATATGGTGCATTTGGTGGTGGCATGGGTGGCCCTGGATTCCCAGCTGGGGGCATCCACGAAGTCTCCGTCAACCAGAGCCTTCTGAAACCTCTCAACTTGGAGATTGACCCCAGCATCCAAAGGATCcgaaaggaggagaaggagcaaaTCAAAACCCTCAACAACAAATTTGCCTCTTTCATTGACAAG GTCCGATTCCTTGAGCAACAAAATAAAGTGTTGGAAACCAAGTGGAGCCTGCTTCAGGAGCAGGGGATGAAAACAGTTAGGAACAACTTGGAGCCGCTTTTTGAGACTTACATCAACAACCTCAGGATGCAGCTGAACAATCTGCTGAGCGACAAGGGAAGGCTGGAGGGAGAGCTCGTCAACACGCAGTACCTGGTTGAGGATTTCAAGAAGAA GTATGAAGATGAAATCAACAGGCGTACAGTTGCAGAGAATGAATTTGTGACACTCAAGAAG GATGTAGATGCTGCCTATATGAACAAGGTGGAACTACAAGCCAAGGTAGATGCGCtgactgaagaaattaatttcctgagAGCCCTCTATGAAGCA GAGCTGTCTCAGATGCAGACACAGATCTCCGACACCTCTGTCGTTCTCACCATGGACAACAACCGAAACCTGGACCTGGACAGCATCATCTCGGAGGTCAAGGCGCAGTACGAGGATATCGCCAACAGAAGCCGGGCTGAAGCAGAGTCCTGGTACCAAACCAAG TACGAAGAGCTGCAGGCTACAGCAGGCAGGCACGGGGACGACCTCCGTAACACCAAGCAGGAGATCTCCGAGCTCAACCGCCACGTCCAGCGACTGCGCTCTGAAATCGACAGTGTGAAGAAACAG TGCGCAAATCTGAAAGCGGCCATTGCGGATGCTGAGGAGCGCGGGGAGCTGGCCCTCAAAGATGCTAAGGCCAAACTGGCCGAGCTAGAAGATGCTTTGCAACAGGCCAAGGCTGACCTGGCCCGGCAGCTCCGTGAGTACCAGGAGCTCATGAACGTCAAGCTGGCCCTGGACATCGAGATCGCGACCTACAGGAAGCTGCTGGAGGGCGAGGAGTGCAG GCTGGCTGGAGATGGCGTCCCAGTGAATATCT CTGTGACCAGAACAACTGTGGGAACGGGATATGGAGGAGGAAGCAACCTCAGCATGGGAGGGGGAATCTGCAACATGGGGAACAGCTTCAGCTGTGGAAGCGGTCCCGGGGTTACCAGCACCACCCTCGGAGGCGGCAGCAGCTCCAGCGTGAAGTTCGTCTCAACCTCCTCCACCAGAAGAAGTTACAGAAGctaa